CGATTTAATCAGTTTTACGTCGATCAAGCTAACTGTCCGGGCCGGAGTGAGGCCCTATGGACCCTAACTCAGCTTGCCCGTTGGGGTTACGCGCCTTTCCCCCGCAACTGGGTAGAAGTGATTGAACGCGTCCGTCGTCCCGATCTGTTTGGTGAAGCTTGCCGGTCCCTGGGTCTTCCCGATTTGGAACCCGATCGCCACAGTTTCGCCCTCTTTGATCATCTTATTTTCAATCCCGACGATCCGATCGGCTATCTGGAACGTTTCTCGATCCGTCGCGATTATCGCGTCTCGGAAGTTCTCCTCGATGATCCCGTCGCTAATTAATGGTTGTGGTGGGCTTTGCCCACCTTAAAATAAATCTAGGACGAATATGCAAACTTTTACCGATAAGACCGTGAATTCCAGCACCACCACCCAGCCTTTTTTATTAGTTAGTAATGTTGCCAAAGAATACCCCTCTCCCGAAGGGGTTTACACCGTTTTAGACGGTGTGGAGCTGCAAGTCAATGAGGGGGAATTTGTCTGCATTATCGGTCACTCCGGCTGCGGTAAATCGACCCTTTTAAATATGGTGGCGGGGTTTTCTTCTCCTAGTCGTGGGCAAGTGCTGCTACAGGATAAAGAGGTTAAGGAACCAGGACCAGACCGGATGATGGTATTCCAAAATTATTCGCTTCTGCCCTGGAAAACTGCCTTTGAGAACGTTTATATCGGGGTTAATTCCGTTTATCCCGAAAAATCTCAGGCTGAGAAGGTGAAGATCGTGGAAGAAAATCTATCCTTAGTGGGATTGACAGAAGCAGCCCAGAAAAAACCCCCCCAATTATCGGGAGGTATGAAACAACGGGTAGCGATCGCCCGCGCCCTGGCCATTCGTCCCCAAGTTCTCATCCTCGATGAACCCTTTGGGGCCTTAGATGCGATCACTAAAGAGGAATTACAGGAAGAATTGCTGAAAATCTGGCAAGAAAACCAGTTAACCGTGTTGATGATTACCCACGATATCGATGAGGCTTTGTTCTTGTGCGATCGCTTGGTGATGATGACCAACGGCCCAAGCGCCAAAATCGGTGAGGTGTTAAAGATGCCTTTTGCCCGTCCCCGGGTTCGTTCCCAAATTACCGAGGATCCCCGTTACTACGAACTTCGCAATGAAGCTCTCGATTTCCTCTACAATCGTTTTGCCCATTCGGAGGATCCCAACGAGGATGCCCCCGAACAACCCCCAACAGAAAATCTCGTGGGTAAAATTGTTACTACTATCGGTGGCATAGCTTTACTCGCTTTTGTCGGTTTTAGTCTAATACAAATGTTCACTAGCAAGACTGCCAATACTACTAATCCGGCTACCATCGAGGACTCCAGATAAGTAACAGTTATCAGTTATCAGTTATCAGTTATCAGTTATCAGTTATCAGTTATCAGTTATCAGATTTGAGTTTTAAGTGACAGTATTAAATAGAAGTTTCCTACTGTCTTTTCACTGATTACTGTTTACTGATTACTGACCAAGGATAAACCAGAAAGAGACAAAGAACAAAAAGGTGAAACCCGATCAGTTTAACTTATATAGTAGTGATCGATCTTTGTGTCTCCGTGGTTCGTTCCACTCACCCGCCCGCAAGACTGTATCTTAGAATAGATTTTAATCTCTGGAGAGTTAGTCAATGATTAAGATGTTCAAAGACGGATTTATCACCGATATCGTTGGGGATAGGTTGGCTTAACTTTCCCAGAGCAAAGATAACAAATAAAGTCGCCCAGAGAATTAATAGCCCCTTTTCCCAATTTAAGGGCAATATCCCCAAAAGATGACCGAGTAAAAGGGTGGGAACTAGAGGGGTTAAAAACTTGGTTTCTAGACGATTAAAACAAAAAGCTTCTTTGAAATAAATCCCCGTGAGACTAGCAAAAATAAAGCCCACACCCAATAAACTCACCGGATGGTTATAGACAAATTCTAGGGGAGAAAGGTGAGAATAGAGGCTGAAAATTAGGGAAGTAATC
This portion of the Microcystis aeruginosa NIES-2549 genome encodes:
- a CDS encoding nitrate ABC transporter ATP-binding protein (This model describes the ATP binding subunits of ATP-binding cassette (ABC) transporters for nitrate transport, or for bicarbonate transport, in bacteria and archaea.) gives rise to the protein MQTFTDKTVNSSTTTQPFLLVSNVAKEYPSPEGVYTVLDGVELQVNEGEFVCIIGHSGCGKSTLLNMVAGFSSPSRGQVLLQDKEVKEPGPDRMMVFQNYSLLPWKTAFENVYIGVNSVYPEKSQAEKVKIVEENLSLVGLTEAAQKKPPQLSGGMKQRVAIARALAIRPQVLILDEPFGALDAITKEELQEELLKIWQENQLTVLMITHDIDEALFLCDRLVMMTNGPSAKIGEVLKMPFARPRVRSQITEDPRYYELRNEALDFLYNRFAHSEDPNEDAPEQPPTENLVGKIVTTIGGIALLAFVGFSLIQMFTSKTANTTNPATIEDSR
- a CDS encoding DUF2301 domain-containing membrane protein, whose protein sequence is MTSPAVDRVYQGQFGEFTITDSDRLGVRLYRLGLNLAAFSFAVATIIVLSRPQLLPLTNLLYIGFCLGLGISLLTIHIYLIPLHRLLQVFWLIGAITSLIFSLYSHLSPLEFVYNHPVSLLGVGFIFASLTGIYFKEAFCFNRLETKFLTPLVPTLLLGHLLGILPLNWEKGLLILWATLFVIFALGKLSQPIPNDIGDKSVFEHLNH